Genomic DNA from Rhizophagus irregularis chromosome 1, complete sequence:
ATACTTCTATTTCTATGGATGGAGTTCGCAAATTTGTTTCTATGACAGCCAGCATTGAGTTATCACAAATTTCTATCCCCTCATCATGCCGTAAATATCTTAATAAACGAAAAGAAATCTATTGTGTTGAACATAAACAAGGAATGAAAGTTGATCCATTAGAAGTTAAATTTATGAGTCTTTCAGAGATTCGTCGACAACTAATGTTCCATTATGAGgttaattctaatattaacATTGTTGGCTCTaaagaagaattagaagaaTTGTTGAGAGAGATTTTGAAACGGCGACGTGACGATGGAAAGGCTATGTTGTTGACTGGTGGGCGTGATTAATACACCAACGATacattataaagaaattataattctaatgaatttatttgatCTAATAAGCACAAATGGATGTTATGTATGAGTTTTTAATGATGGTCTGTAAAATTGATGAAGATTATATGTAAAGTATCCGCCATTATCttttatcaatatcaaaagttaatttacaaatttcgATCTAGCTACATTATATactacattattttttttattttttttttaacgaaatataattttaataattctcaaaattaCTTATTAATCCAGATAATGTATGAAAAGTTGTtctttatgattattataatacaaataaagtttaaacAAGAGATGGATGCATGCATTAATTTCTTGAAACTATAAACTATTTAAACCGAACTTTACTACTTATTCATTATCGACCCATGAACTAGCCAAATCACCAAAAAATGGCATCTCAAACCGTTCCAAAGAATCTCCATCCTTATAGGCTTGATAACtagcaatataataaataatattttaataatcttgtTTAATGAGTAAATAATAGTTAAACATGACAACCAACCCAAGGAAACAAATTAGTCCTATCTCTGTAAACAAAAGGGCCCAGCTTAGAACATTGgaaataagaattataattaaatggaaaaactaaatagaaaaacaaataaaaattataaaataataaatcaatgaaATAAGAGGAAAAATACTACTAACAATTTTTACTTACAAAGATGGTTGCAAATAATATTGAAGACTATATAAGAGAGAAATCATTTAGATCAAACATCGTATTATTACTTAGAATAAactgattaaattttaataaatatgaatactTTACCTGCCACGCGTGAAATCGAACATAATCATTCTTTTGTTCTAAAATTAAGAGAAGAACACCTAAAAAACAAATCCAtgaattattgtttaaattcaTTGTTTCTTATAAATTACAGTTAAAATGCAAAAAGTTTTACCAGTTACGCAACCAAAAGCATAAGCCATAGCCGCTTCGATATCAACtctaaaataaagaacaataaATAACGAATAAGCATACTGTAATTTCATAAAGTAGTAATAGTGGAGTTACAACTttgtattacaataaatttccTACCTTATTGGCAAATCTGtctcatatttattaattttcatttggCCGTCGGGCAACTGTTCTGTTTGTCGATAAACTCCAGCAAAAGGGTTTGCAGAAGCAGAAGTTGACGCTGTTGTACTGCTAGCATATCGAACAGAATTACGGTTCAATTTTTGTTCATCGGGAGGTGGAGTATAAGGTGAGAAGGTAGACGGATTTTGATATGACATTGCCTCTTAAAAACTTGCAACtcgaaaaggaaaaaaatatttgtcttGCGTTTAGAATAGATTCTGTTATTCTGCTTCTATTTATGGTGTATCACGTGTCATGACTCATGGCcggtaattttttaatgatttagtCCTCAGGCATTTACGTACAAGTTTGGAGATAAAACGATCGAAACTGCTATAGTTCATGAACTGGGTTAAAAATAGGATAGAATTTGTAGTTGATACTCAATTATAATTGGTTACCGAAGTATTACTATTAATCATTCCATTGTTGAACTAATAATTTAGATACTTTGAAAGTTGTTTTCATCGAAAGATTATCTATCGTCTTGATGATCTTACAAAGTCCTTTGGTTTGTATCACTTTCATCAAGGGGGACAACAAATTGATATAATCGAAAGACtatcacaaaaaaatatcgtttaaaattaaaaatgaaagaagaaatttGATAATACATTTCATTAAGCATTTTATTGATTCAAATCTACACAGTGACTTGTGTCACGTGTGAAATTGACTTTATTATACAGTAGTTATTTTGTTCCATAATAAGTATGATATACATCCACCAAATTCTTTCCTCTAGATTTCGCAATTTCTGACGGTAATTTTTGACTATTCAAAGCTTCGAAAGTACATTTTATAACATTCATTCCATTGCACGAACCAAAAACTTTTGCGGAAAGATCTTGGATACCGATACATTTAGCAATTTCATGTATATAATGGTTACATCTTATACCAaaccctaaaaaaagaataaaaacagtaaataaaagaaaatttcaattcTTATTCTTATCTAACTTACCAGGAGGTCTGAcccataattttattgttgttCCATGAAATTTATGCTCTATATCATGATATAAAGTTCTATCATCATACCTTTCAAAATATCTTAAGCTTTTTATAGCCTTGTTAGTAGCTTTTTTGATAGCAGTTGGAACCTCATCATGTTTACCCTCTCCAAAACCGGCAACACCTTTACCATTGCCCACAACTACTAAAACATACATGCTAGGAATCCTGCCCTTCTCTGTTTGATTTATAACACGCTTTATAATAAGAGTTTTTTTCTGTAAATCACGAATTTCAGAAGGGGAAAGCCCAGTGACTGCTGATAATGCGTCAGTGTCATCGCTTTCGGTTTCCGGAGCAGTTATTACTACGGAAGGACGGGTTACTGGAAATGAAGGATCAATTATTGTTCCCGACACATCTAAAATTGGATCAAGTTTTGATATATCAGAAAGTCTGAATATGTCAAGTCCTCCTACACGAGGACGAAGCGGTCTactaaatttatcatttttatctttGTTAGTGTCTGTAGAAGTTGAAGTTGTTGAAAAAGCGCGTAGGTGATGAAGTATTAGATGTTTCTTGGGACTGTATTCATTAAATACAAAAGCATTATTTGCGACATTGATAAATGATTTACGTAAAGGAATTGGAAATTTTGCAACTAAGTTCATAGTATAGTAAGTGATCTTTAAAATGGTAAAATGTGGCTGATTTAATTTCTATGCATGATGACTTTTGTTTATACTATATGCGGGaatagatataaataattttttagtataggAAGATCTCTTTTTACAGAGACTCAAGCTTTGTAAATCAACgcaatataatgaattttatatccGGAAAAACTGAAGACAGCATTTCTCTTCCAAAACTTCGAGATACGCTTATTCGTCTTGAGGATACTataatttttggtaaattactaaaatatcaTGGTTGTTGATATATATTAtggtttttaaatttttattattgatatccGAGTAGCTTTGATTGAGAGAGCACAGTTTTCTGTTAATGACAACATTTATAAACCTGGAATGTATAAATATGATGGCTTTGAAGGAACTTTCCTAGAATATTTTTTGTCCGAAGTTGAAAAAGTACatggtaattttatttaaattgttaaaatttttttttttacagaaatttttCACGATActtaccaaattttaaatacttttaattttatagcaaAAGTAAGAAGATATCAAaggtaaaaaagaaacttattCTTTTTAGAAATTCTCAAATGggttcattatttattttatatcatctTTAAAGTCCCGATGAGTATCCATTCACGGGAACTCTTCCAGATCCAATTATTCCTCCTCTTGATTATCCACAAATCCTTAAACctaataacattaatattaataaaaaaataatgaaattttatctcGAGAACATTGTTCCTTCGCTATGCGTGCCGGGAGATGATCAAAATTATGGTTCCGCGGCAACTAAAGATGTAGAGTGTCTTCAAGCTTTATCTCAAAGAATTCATTATGGtaaacatatttaattatttcattagtAGCAATTACAACATTAACttattgatttcatttttaaaggGAAATTTGTTGCTGAGGCAAAATTTCTCGATCCAAAACTTCAACCTAAATACATTGAACATATCAAAAATCGGGATGTTAAGGAACTTGAAAATTTGTTAACTGACAAACGTGTTGAGGAAGCTTTATTAAAAAGACTTAGACGTAAAGCTTTAATATATGGTCAAGATATTTCAGAACATGGTGGATTAAATTTGGATAATATGCAAACTACAgagcaattaaaaattaatgtagATGTAGTTGTTGAATTGTATGAAAAATGGGTCATCCCTTTAACAAAAGAAGTTGAAATTGAGTATTTATTGATAAGACTTGACGAgtgaaattttgtaaatttcattGATTTTGATAGTAAGAACttgatttaactaaaaaatgccacttctatttattttatgacaaagatttgtttaaaataagttAGTATCTTTGGGAATAATTTAGAATAGTtagattacaaattttattagatttctGCGTActattatttgatattgtaTTTAGAATTTGTTTAAAGTGGTATTTTGTGATctcttaattattattagtttctaagattatttaaacattatatttgatcaaaaaatcaaaagtgCAAGTGTGGTTATTCTGTCTTCTactcaatatatttaatttttgccagTATTATACTTTTGCAATAATTCAGTTTATCTTACTTTACTAATtcaacttttaatttattacagaatcatttaattattattataaaaagcaaagtaattatatttaatattagaataaatattttgaacaaataaaattaatctattataattaataaatagttgtaataatatttctttaatataattatataaatttatactatagctataatttattatctaaatatatttgacaatttgtaaaaacaaattatactttttaaaattgaattactagatgctaagaaatttatataattttaactttttaaaaaaaaatgaaaaaaatgggttaatttgtgatttataacttattttaattatttctataaGCATCAggatttttgatttaaaataatattaaatagttttataacttattttattaaaaaattttagatttttataagattctgaataaattataatatacttttggccaaaattactcattttcataaaactcaatatatatatatgtgtatatatatatatgtatatactgtattttttgttttttgcaaatatctcaatattcaataatttaaatttgatgaactttttttaaattataaaacttaattaaggattatgatatttatttagaaagaTTTTTTCGTAAAGCATGATTATAATAAGAGTACAGGTTTGATTTCTAATAgcttaaatttgtaaaaattatactatatGCATAGCTATGGTATCTACTGTATTAAACTAATTTAGACCAATATAATTAATCCAAATTGGTTAGTAGTTTTAGCTAATAgtattaattagttttatttacAACCTAAatgatagaaatatttataataattacttttaagTAGGGTTCTATCTACTActaatagatattttttacagaaactttaaattttcaagtgatatcattttgatattattttaatattgattcaatatcaatttaatatcaatacgatatcaaaataaaatattgtcactttaatattaaaatgatatcgaaataGTATCAAAATGagatcaaaatgataatagaaATGACATTGAAACAACATATTTAAGTTTAACTTAAAGATGtcatttcgatatcattttaattatcatttcttAATATCAGtatgatattgaaatgataatacttcatttcgatattatatcgatattaaattgatattgaaAACAATACCGTTAACATAAACTTAacaatatcaattttatattaattaaaaatattaagtttctgtaaagtaggtagcatatatttttttaaaaaaaaatctttttttaattaatattaattaaaatttttgtaattttaatttactttataatggttaaatttattacatatttaataaaatatctgattttataatttatataattaaacttaataaatatattaagagaaaaatatactatcatataacaaataatagtttaaactattatttaataaaaaacttatttaaaatagtttatttattaatattttaattcttttaaaattatatgactaAAAGTAATAACTTTAAACTATTTGTACTATAATAGTAGTCTTCCCTTTGTATTGATATGTAGCGATTCCTTtgagtataataaataaaaatatatatatatatatatgctaagttaccaattattaaaaataaaatgcttttaaaatcttataatgataatttgcAACTGCTAATATTACTGCCcaaaacttatttaataataaaattcaaaaatctgaaactcaaaaactttatttttaataaaaaattggtaaatctaaaacttttttaaattataattagtttcaGAAAAACATAAAAACAGTTTTGgcaattaagtttattataaaaaatagtttcagattaaattttgattaaactaaaattttgaaaaaaaatagttttagcAAGTAATatctttagtaaaaaaattaaaaaataataaaaaatatattttttcacacCTGTGATATGTtgcattttccttttttagtaatttttatatattaattatgtcaATCATTTTGATCACGTGACTTCATtaagatttttcattttttagta
This window encodes:
- a CDS encoding mitochondrial 37S ribosomal protein uS5m translates to MNLVAKFPIPLRKSFINVANNAFVFNEYSPKKHLILHHLRAFSTTSTSTDTNKDKNDKFSRPLRPRVGGLDIFRLSDISKLDPILDVSGTIIDPSFPVTRPSVVITAPETESDDTDALSAVTGLSPSEIRDLQKKTLIIKRVINQTEKGRIPSMYVLVVVGNGKGVAGFGEGKHDEVPTAIKKATNKAIKSLRYFERYDDRTLYHDIEHKFHGTTIKLWVRPPGFGIRCNHYIHEIAKCIGIQDLSAKVFGSCNGMNVIKCTFEALNSQKLPSEIAKSRGKNLVDVYHTYYGTK